GGCAATCCCGTTCAAGACCGACGGCGGCAAGACGTGGCCGTGCGGCGAAAAGGCAAGATTCACCACCCTGCCGCGAAACGAGCTCGTCGAACGACTCCTGAGCTTCGACGACGGCGCTCCTCACCCGGGCGCAATTGGCGGAACGATACGCAACCGCGCCGGAAGCCGAGGATCGATGGACAACCTCAACAGCTACCTCAACCTCCTCGCGACCCCCCAGAAGGACCCGCGCCATGCGGTGAGCTTCGACGCGAACAAGCTGCTCAAGCGCACGCGAACGCCGCGCTTCCTCATCTGGGCGCCGCTCTGACCCAGCGCAGACGCCCCCCGGCCTGACCCGGAAGCGCTCTCAGCGTCGCCGGCTTCGCTTCAGCGACGCGAGGAACCCCGGAAGCGGCTGCGTGTTGACGACGTCGTCTGCCGTTGCCCAGCCTCGTCGCGCCACGGGTATGCCGAACGCGTCCGGATACGCCATGTCGGCGATGGCGTGCGCGTCGGAATTGATGCAGATCTTCGCGCCCGACCGCAGCGCCAGGCGCACGTGCTCGTCGCGCAGGTCGAGTCGACGGCCGTGGGCGTCGAGCTCGAGCACGGTATGCGTGCGCACCGCCGCCGCGATGCACGCGTCGAGATCGATGTCGACAGGCGGGCGCTCGCCCAGCTTTCGCGCGGTGGGGTGGAACCACATGTCGACGTGGGGGTTCTCGAGGGCGCGAATGACCCGTTGCGTCTGCGCGTCGCGCGGCAGGTCGAAGTGATGGTGGATGGCCACCCCCACGAAATCGAGCGCTGAAAGGGTCTCGTCGTCAATGTCGAGGCTGCCGTCCTTGCGGATGTTGACCTCGGCACCGCACAGCACGTGCACCCCCAGACGATCACGATGGGCCCGTATCCACGCCATCTGATCGCGCAGCTTCGCCTCATCTGATCCACCCGTCATCGCGAGATCGCGGGTGTGATCGGTGATGGCGATGTACTCTAGCCCAAGACGTCGCGCCTCATGCGCCATGTCTTCGATGCTGTCGTGACCGTCGGTCCACGACGTCTGGATCTGCACGTCGCCCCGCAAGGCGCCGCGCTCGATGAGACAGGGCAGGCGCCCATCTCGCGCCGCCTCGATCTCCCCCTGATCTTCGCGAAGCTCCGGGGGGATGTACGCGAGGTCGAGAGCAGCATGGATCTCCTCCTCGGTGAGACCCGCCACGCGAACGTCGTCGTCAACGCGAAACAGACCGTACTCGTTGAGCTTGTACCCCTTGGCGATGGCCAGCCTGCGCATGTGCACGTTGTGGGCCTTGCTGCCCGTGAAGTAGCACAGCGCGGCCCCCAGCGACTCTGCGGGAACGACGCGCAGATCGGCATCGAGACCGTTGGCGAAGCGCACTGACGCCTTGGTGTCGACGCCGCGGGCATGCACGTCGACCACCTCGTCAAACCCCACGAACGCTTCGATGACCGATTCGGGATGCTGCGACACCACGAGGAAGTCGACGTCACCGATGGTCTCGCGGAAGCGACGCAGCGATCCGGCGATGACGCAGGTCTGCACCGAGGGCAGCGCCCGCAGACGCGCCTCGATGGGACGCACGTAGGCAAGGGCGTCGATGATGGGAAGACGACCGTGCCCCTCGCGCACGAAGGCGATGCCCTTGAGCACACGTTCCTGCGTCTTGCGGCCGAAGTGCGGAACGTGCTCGAGGCGCCCCTCGCGCGCCGCCCGCTCGAGATCATCGAGGGTCTGCACACCCAGCTCGGCCCACAGGAGCTTCACCGTCTTGGGACCGATTCCGTCGACCCGCGTCAGCGCGGCCACATCGACGGGAAATCGCTCGCGCAGCGCCTGCAGCGCACCGATGGCGCCGGTGCGGAAGAGCTCATCGATCTTGGCGCTGATGCTCTTCCCCAATCCGGGAACCGCGTCGAGCGCCTTCGCCCCGCCCTCGCGCCACACATCGTGCAGGCGCCGGGGAAAGGTGGAGACAGCCTGCGCGGCCTTGTCATAGGCGCGAGGCTTGAAGGCGATGCCGTCCATGTCGAGATAGATGGCTATCTCCTGAAGCGCCTGGGCGATCTCCAGATTGGTCACGATGCGATCGGTCAT
The Pseudomonadota bacterium genome window above contains:
- the polX gene encoding DNA polymerase/3'-5' exonuclease PolX; the protein is MTDRIVTNLEIAQALQEIAIYLDMDGIAFKPRAYDKAAQAVSTFPRRLHDVWREGGAKALDAVPGLGKSISAKIDELFRTGAIGALQALRERFPVDVAALTRVDGIGPKTVKLLWAELGVQTLDDLERAAREGRLEHVPHFGRKTQERVLKGIAFVREGHGRLPIIDALAYVRPIEARLRALPSVQTCVIAGSLRRFRETIGDVDFLVVSQHPESVIEAFVGFDEVVDVHARGVDTKASVRFANGLDADLRVVPAESLGAALCYFTGSKAHNVHMRRLAIAKGYKLNEYGLFRVDDDVRVAGLTEEEIHAALDLAYIPPELREDQGEIEAARDGRLPCLIERGALRGDVQIQTSWTDGHDSIEDMAHEARRLGLEYIAITDHTRDLAMTGGSDEAKLRDQMAWIRAHRDRLGVHVLCGAEVNIRKDGSLDIDDETLSALDFVGVAIHHHFDLPRDAQTQRVIRALENPHVDMWFHPTARKLGERPPVDIDLDACIAAAVRTHTVLELDAHGRRLDLRDEHVRLALRSGAKICINSDAHAIADMAYPDAFGIPVARRGWATADDVVNTQPLPGFLASLKRSRRR